CCGGAGCATTCGATGGCGAAAAGCACCACCCCTGGCACTGCGGCTGTCCGGCAGCGCGGAGTCACCATGAAAGACGTCGCCAAACATGCCGGTGTTTCCCGGACGGCTGTTTCCTTTGTGCTGAGCAACCGCGAAAATGCCAGCATTTCAGAGGAAACCCGCACCCGGATCAACGACGCCGTGCAGGAATTGGGCTACCGCCCCAATGCCGGCGCCCGTGCGCTGGCATCACAGCGCAGTGACTGGTACGGGATCGTGACGGAGATCGTCACCGCACCCTTCGCCGTCGACATCATCAAAGGCGCGCAGGACCAAGCCTGGCTTGACCGCCGGTTCCTGCTCATCGCGCCATCCGACCAGGCCGATGCCGTAGGACCCAACCAGGGCCTGGAGGATGCCGCCATCGAAAAACTGTTGGAGCAACGAGTGGAAGGGCTTCTCTACGCAGCCACTTTTCACCGGGGCGTCCGGGTTCCTGTGACCGCCAACGAAGTACCCACCGTCTTGATCAACTGCTTCGACGCTGATGAAAAGCTGCCCTCGATCGTCCCGGACGAGCGTGGGGGTGGCAGAGTCGCCGTCGAACGTTTGCTCCAAGCCGGCCACAAGCGGATCGGAGTTATCAACCTTGACCCGGTTATCCCTGCTG
Above is a genomic segment from Arthrobacter sp. YN containing:
- a CDS encoding LacI family DNA-binding transcriptional regulator; the protein is MAKSTTPGTAAVRQRGVTMKDVAKHAGVSRTAVSFVLSNRENASISEETRTRINDAVQELGYRPNAGARALASQRSDWYGIVTEIVTAPFAVDIIKGAQDQAWLDRRFLLIAPSDQADAVGPNQGLEDAAIEKLLEQRVEGLLYAATFHRGVRVPVTANEVPTVLINCFDADEKLPSIVPDERGGGRVAVERLLQAGHKRIGVINLDPVIPAAVGRLEGAREALSTAGLELDPELVVSGYATADGGYDAACRILDRYPPEDRPTALFCLNDRMAMGAYDAIKERGLTIPGDIAVIGFDNQELIAAYLRPKLTTVALPFEKMGALGVQTLAALTAGQPILADQQLVDCPLLERSSV